From one Anopheles bellator chromosome 1, idAnoBellAS_SP24_06.2, whole genome shotgun sequence genomic stretch:
- the LOC131205263 gene encoding protein scylla-like, translating to MSANLAAIDELVEEFRKMELISVPPYPGQLGYLGSTKVNDFRTPLMPIPANSNKNSNQRQHQQQQQLQQQQQQQQQQRSHHHHHHQHSNNSTGSNNNSSSHHHPHHHHHYHQQQREEEASENQYPLEPATIALTASPHEDALQKLTQRLESELRSAKRQHLACTEVLLPETLLPRISSEMFELSEKEPCGIRGCTIYIEFEDEPDNTRRIATMKTDNTVSTFELYLTLKQDRPGWKSILPQFLKNLARNSTIVISSEFVLTKNKLYHAYSD from the exons ATGAGTGCGAATTTGGCCGCAATTGACGAACTGGTCGAAGAGTTTCGGAAAATGGAACTCATCTCCGTGCCGCCGTATCCGGGCCAGCTGGGTTATCTAGGATCGACAAAAGTCAACG ATTTCCGTACACCGTTGATGCCAATCCCGGCCAACAGTAACAAAAATTCTAATCAAAG gcaacaccagcaacagcaacagctgcagcaacagcagcaacagcaacagcagcagcgcagtcatcatcatcatcatcaccagcataGCAACAATAGCACcggtagcaacaacaactcgtcgtcccaccaccatccgcaccatcaccaccactaccaccagcagcagcgggaggAGGAGGCCAGCGAGAACCAGTATCCGCTGGAGCCGGCGACGATAGCGCTGACCGCGTCCCCGCACGAGGATGCGCTGCAGAAGCTGACCCAGCGGCTGGAGAGCGAGCTGCGGAGTGCCAAGCGGCAGCACCTCGCCTGCACCGAGGTCCTGCTGCCGGAGACCCTGCTGCCGCGGATATCCTCCGAGATGTTCGAGCTATCGGAGAAGGAACCGTGCGGCATCCGGGGCTGCACCATCTACATCGAGTTCGAGGACGAACCCGACAACACTCG GCGGATTGCAACGATGAAAACCGACAACACCGTATCGACGTTCGAGCTGTACCTTACGCTCAAACAGGACCGACCGGGATGGAAATCGATTTTGCCACAATTTTTGAA AAATCTGGCACGTAACAGTACAATAGTGATTAGTTCGGAGTTTGTGCTGACAAAGAACAAGCTCTACCATGCCTACTCCGACTAA